The Paenibacillus sp. RUD330 genome has a segment encoding these proteins:
- a CDS encoding alpha/beta fold hydrolase, translating to MNSERPGSPDFFAQHPSSWIPAYPPWPPLRAPYRNGSLQSEPAPGLTFVLIHGSWADASYWNEVAAELRKHGHRVHVPEYPGHGPDYSPGVTHEAITRAVAAYITGCGLTDIQLVGHSFGGSVIQKAAELVPDRIRRIIFMNAFVLGDGQSLADQLPPPVQQSFLQLRQSSPDDTIMLPYPLFRETFANLADRRLADHLYGRIVPEPAKPLFEKLDLKKFYALEIPRSYLYLTTDGVLPQGEGYGWHPHMSGRLGIFRLIKTEGDHMSTVKTAPARIAASLYEAARD from the coding sequence ATGAATTCCGAACGCCCCGGCAGCCCCGATTTCTTCGCACAGCATCCATCTTCCTGGATTCCCGCTTATCCCCCTTGGCCACCCCTCCGCGCACCGTACCGTAACGGCAGCCTGCAAAGCGAGCCTGCGCCGGGCCTGACCTTCGTTCTCATCCATGGCTCCTGGGCGGACGCCAGCTATTGGAACGAGGTAGCCGCCGAGCTGCGGAAGCATGGCCACCGCGTTCATGTGCCTGAATATCCCGGACATGGCCCGGATTACAGCCCGGGCGTGACCCATGAGGCCATCACCCGGGCGGTGGCGGCATACATTACGGGCTGCGGCCTGACCGATATCCAGCTCGTCGGCCACAGCTTCGGGGGAAGCGTCATCCAGAAAGCCGCGGAGCTCGTGCCTGACAGAATCCGCAGGATCATATTCATGAACGCGTTCGTGCTGGGGGACGGCCAATCGCTCGCGGATCAGCTGCCGCCTCCCGTGCAGCAATCGTTCCTGCAGCTTCGACAATCGTCTCCGGACGATACGATCATGCTGCCATATCCGCTGTTTAGGGAAACCTTCGCCAATCTGGCCGACAGGAGGCTCGCGGATCATCTGTACGGCAGAATCGTTCCAGAGCCGGCAAAACCTCTTTTCGAGAAGCTGGACCTGAAAAAATTTTATGCGCTCGAAATTCCGAGGAGCTATTTGTACCTCACGACAGACGGCGTGCTGCCGCAAGGCGAAGGATACGGCTGGCATCCTCATATGTCCGGACGGCTCGGTATCTTCCGGCTCATCAAAACGGAGGGCGACCATATGTCCACGGTCAAAACCGCCCCGGCGCGCATCGCGGCCAGCCTGTACGAAGCGGCCAGGGATTGA
- a CDS encoding ABC transporter permease subunit has product MASGQAGTTGRTVRQIRRGAGLYVLLLPAFILTLLFAYKPMYGVVIAFKDYSPALGIMDSPWAGFKYFEKFFQSYQFDNTIRNTLVISLYSMATFPIPIALALMVNQMRANRFRRFFQTVTYMPHFISTVVMVGLMLILFSPSTGLLGNLYALFGAEPPDLMGSPGLFTSVYVWSDVWQHAGWDSIIYIAALSAVDPSLYEAATVDGASRWQKIRFIDIPMLLPTAVTLLILRVGGLLGVGFEKVYLMQNDLNLTSSEILSTYVYKIGLLSSQYSFSSAINLFNTVINFALLIIVNQIAKKTSSNSLW; this is encoded by the coding sequence ATGGCATCCGGTCAAGCCGGAACGACGGGACGGACGGTCAGGCAGATCAGAAGGGGAGCGGGGCTGTATGTGCTGCTGCTGCCCGCGTTCATCCTGACGCTGCTCTTCGCGTACAAGCCGATGTACGGCGTCGTGATCGCGTTCAAGGATTACAGTCCTGCGCTCGGAATCATGGACAGTCCATGGGCGGGATTCAAGTACTTCGAGAAATTTTTCCAATCGTACCAGTTCGACAATACGATCCGGAATACGCTGGTCATCAGCTTGTACAGCATGGCCACGTTCCCGATCCCGATCGCGCTGGCGCTCATGGTGAACCAGATGAGGGCCAACCGGTTCAGGCGCTTCTTCCAGACGGTGACGTACATGCCGCATTTCATCTCGACGGTCGTCATGGTGGGGCTGATGCTCATCCTGTTCTCGCCAAGCACAGGACTGCTCGGCAATCTGTATGCGCTGTTCGGAGCGGAGCCTCCCGATCTGATGGGCTCCCCGGGCCTGTTCACCAGCGTCTATGTCTGGTCGGATGTGTGGCAGCATGCCGGCTGGGACAGCATCATCTATATCGCGGCGCTGTCGGCTGTCGATCCGAGCCTCTACGAGGCTGCGACTGTCGACGGAGCGAGCCGCTGGCAGAAGATCCGCTTCATCGATATTCCGATGCTGCTTCCGACTGCCGTGACGCTGCTCATATTGCGGGTCGGCGGACTGCTCGGGGTAGGCTTTGAAAAGGTATATCTGATGCAGAACGATCTCAACCTCACCTCGAGCGAGATCCTCTCCACCTATGTGTACAAGATCGGCCTGCTCAGCAGCCAGTACAGCTTCTCCTCCGCGATCAACCTGTTCAACACGGTCATCAATTTCGCCTTGCTCATCATCGTCAATCAGATCGCCAAAAAAACAAGCAGCAACAGCTTGTGGTAA
- a CDS encoding bifunctional transcriptional activator/DNA repair enzyme AdaA encodes MRTTDSIGSRRREDGGGSSLGEPQLLGDSEWEAVAACDVSRDGEFFYAVRTTGIFCRPSCRSRLPNRENAGMFRTFGEALAAGYRPCKRCRPTGELVPDEDWIALAQRYIRTHYAERLTLEALAAACHGSPFHLHRTFHKIAGVTPVEYIQQVRAEAAKELLLSTELPAAAVGKRCGWPNTPYFTTLFKKMTGLTPAAYRRNAADRKEEEMHEHTT; translated from the coding sequence ATGCGGACAACGGATTCTATCGGATCGAGGCGAAGGGAAGACGGCGGCGGCAGCTCCCTCGGAGAGCCGCAGCTGCTGGGCGACAGCGAATGGGAAGCCGTAGCCGCATGCGACGTCTCGAGAGACGGGGAGTTTTTCTACGCGGTCAGGACGACCGGCATCTTCTGCAGGCCGTCCTGCCGATCCAGGCTTCCGAACCGGGAGAACGCCGGCATGTTCCGAACGTTCGGCGAAGCGCTCGCCGCCGGCTACCGCCCTTGCAAGCGATGCAGACCGACGGGTGAGCTTGTGCCAGACGAGGACTGGATTGCCCTGGCCCAAAGATACATCCGGACCCATTATGCCGAGCGCCTGACTTTGGAGGCTCTCGCGGCCGCATGCCACGGCTCCCCGTTCCACCTCCACCGGACGTTCCATAAGATCGCGGGCGTCACGCCCGTTGAATATATCCAGCAGGTTCGGGCCGAAGCCGCCAAGGAGCTGCTGCTGTCCACGGAGCTGCCCGCCGCTGCCGTAGGCAAGCGCTGCGGCTGGCCCAACACGCCTTATTTCACGACCTTGTTCAAAAAAATGACGGGCTTGACTCCGGCTGCTTACCGCCGGAATGCCGCAGATAGGAAAGAGGAAGAGATGCATGAGCACACAACATGA
- a CDS encoding methylated-DNA--[protein]-cysteine S-methyltransferase, whose product MSTQHEAIVYWSLLHHDDWELHLAATAEGLAFVGSQDGGEAEMTAWTSARMPGARLVRSEEKLHPYADELLQYLEGRRDAFTLPFAMSGTSFQLAVWEALKSIPYGDTESYSGIAERIGRPSAVRAVGAAIGANPVLIAVPCHRVIGKGGALTGYRGGMEMKTKLLELERAKGR is encoded by the coding sequence ATGAGCACACAACATGAGGCCATCGTCTACTGGTCCCTGCTCCATCATGATGATTGGGAGCTTCATCTGGCCGCAACCGCGGAAGGATTGGCATTCGTCGGCTCGCAGGACGGAGGAGAAGCCGAAATGACGGCGTGGACAAGCGCCCGCATGCCGGGAGCGAGGCTCGTTCGAAGCGAGGAGAAGCTTCATCCCTATGCGGACGAGCTGCTTCAATACTTGGAGGGCAGGCGCGATGCGTTCACGCTGCCGTTCGCGATGAGCGGAACGTCGTTCCAGCTCGCGGTTTGGGAGGCGCTCAAGAGCATTCCTTATGGAGATACCGAATCGTACTCCGGAATCGCGGAGCGCATCGGCAGGCCTTCCGCAGTCCGGGCCGTCGGCGCCGCGATCGGCGCCAACCCCGTGCTGATCGCCGTGCCTTGCCACAGGGTCATCGGCAAGGGCGGAGCGCTTACCGGCTACCGGGGCGGCATGGAAATGAAGACGAAGCTGCTGGAGCTGGAGCGGGCGAAGGGCCGGTAA
- a CDS encoding extracellular solute-binding protein: MGYRSASRTMMAALLSGALLVGLTACSGGGGDKAAAVKGDEFNKEGLPIVKTPVTLKALTVRWGNMGDTFTKNQWMIDLEKNTNVKIQWQVMSSNDWNEQKSIMLASGTLPDIIFGDLAFSDSDIVNNLSYFRPLDEYIDSYMPNLKAALQETPELKKLSTFPDGKIYSMPARLPSRPKTKFQPVINKTWLDKLGLKVPDTIDDLYNVFKAFKEQDPNGNGKNDEIPYTEKGLSMDFLNPFGITDPNGNNMLVKDGKPVYYPVTEEYKEGLKWANKLYEAGLIDKEMFTQDATMTSAKQQNADAPIVGFSYQWTPDAVFGKWKDQYVTIPPLAGPDGKRYQSGIPVGMSLYRNELLITASCKQPEIAARWADQFYTNEAGIQNFWGAIGTVIQKNDNGTYTLMDPPSGTSADAWYWEQSVRDFGPKYVSPSFEKNIVLNPKTGDGLKLEIDKLGSEYVTTPFPNVMYSAEEFQELPTLTTDIDGYAATMRAQWVTKGNIDAEWDAYIKKLNDMKLDQLIKIRTAAYERYMSVK; the protein is encoded by the coding sequence ATGGGTTACCGTTCCGCATCTAGAACCATGATGGCCGCGCTGTTATCCGGAGCGCTGCTGGTCGGGCTGACCGCCTGCAGCGGCGGCGGGGGAGACAAGGCCGCAGCCGTGAAGGGCGACGAGTTCAACAAGGAAGGCCTGCCGATCGTCAAGACGCCGGTAACGCTCAAGGCGCTGACCGTCCGCTGGGGCAACATGGGCGATACGTTCACGAAGAACCAGTGGATGATCGATCTGGAGAAAAATACGAATGTGAAGATACAATGGCAGGTCATGTCTTCCAACGACTGGAACGAGCAGAAGTCGATCATGCTCGCCAGCGGCACGCTGCCGGACATCATTTTCGGCGATCTCGCGTTCTCGGACTCCGACATCGTCAACAATCTGAGCTACTTCCGCCCTTTGGACGAATACATCGATTCCTACATGCCGAACCTGAAGGCCGCGCTGCAGGAAACGCCGGAGCTGAAAAAGCTGAGCACATTCCCGGACGGCAAAATCTATTCCATGCCGGCAAGGCTGCCGTCCCGTCCGAAAACGAAGTTCCAGCCGGTCATCAACAAGACGTGGCTGGATAAGCTCGGCCTCAAGGTGCCGGATACGATCGACGACCTCTACAACGTGTTCAAGGCGTTCAAGGAGCAGGATCCGAACGGCAACGGCAAGAACGACGAGATTCCGTATACCGAGAAAGGGCTGAGCATGGACTTTCTCAATCCGTTCGGAATCACCGATCCGAACGGCAACAACATGCTCGTCAAGGACGGCAAGCCGGTCTATTACCCGGTGACAGAGGAATACAAGGAAGGACTGAAGTGGGCCAACAAGCTGTATGAGGCGGGCCTCATCGACAAGGAGATGTTCACGCAGGACGCCACGATGACCTCGGCCAAGCAGCAGAACGCGGATGCGCCGATCGTCGGCTTCTCCTACCAGTGGACTCCGGACGCCGTGTTCGGCAAATGGAAGGACCAGTACGTCACGATTCCGCCGCTCGCAGGACCGGACGGCAAGAGATATCAGTCCGGCATTCCGGTCGGCATGAGCCTGTACCGCAACGAGCTGCTCATCACGGCCTCCTGCAAGCAGCCGGAGATCGCCGCGCGCTGGGCGGACCAGTTCTACACGAACGAAGCCGGCATCCAGAACTTCTGGGGAGCGATCGGCACCGTCATCCAGAAGAACGACAACGGCACGTACACGCTGATGGACCCTCCTAGCGGCACGAGCGCCGACGCCTGGTACTGGGAGCAGTCGGTCCGCGACTTCGGACCGAAGTACGTGAGCCCTTCCTTCGAGAAGAACATCGTGCTCAATCCGAAAACCGGCGACGGCCTGAAGCTGGAGATCGACAAGCTGGGCAGCGAATACGTGACGACGCCGTTCCCGAACGTCATGTACAGCGCGGAGGAATTCCAGGAGCTGCCGACGTTGACGACCGACATCGACGGGTATGCGGCGACGATGCGCGCCCAGTGGGTGACCAAGGGCAACATCGATGCCGAATGGGATGCTTACATCAAGAAGCTGAACGACATGAAGCTGGATCAGCTGATCAAGATCCGCACAGCCGCGTATGAACGGTACATGAGCGTGAAGTAG
- the mscL gene encoding large conductance mechanosensitive channel protein MscL, with translation MWKEFKAFALKGNILDLAIAVIIGAAFGKIVSSLVADILTPLIGMLFGGVDVSGLKATFGDTTLSYGLFLQSVIDFFIVSFSIFLFIRLLTGLKRKRHHEEEMPKRQDPVLTGEEKLLIEIRDLLKDRQGRL, from the coding sequence TTGTGGAAGGAATTCAAGGCATTCGCGCTTAAAGGCAACATTCTGGATCTCGCTATCGCCGTCATCATCGGGGCGGCCTTCGGCAAGATCGTCAGCTCGCTCGTGGCGGACATCCTGACGCCGCTGATCGGCATGCTGTTCGGAGGCGTCGACGTGTCCGGGCTCAAGGCGACGTTCGGAGATACGACGCTCTCGTACGGATTGTTCCTGCAGAGCGTGATCGATTTCTTCATCGTTTCGTTCTCGATCTTCCTGTTCATCCGCCTGCTCACCGGCCTCAAGCGCAAGCGGCATCACGAGGAAGAGATGCCCAAGAGGCAGGATCCCGTCCTGACGGGAGAAGAGAAACTGCTGATCGAGATCCGCGATCTGCTGAAGGACAGGCAGGGCAGGCTCTAG
- a CDS encoding LacI family DNA-binding transcriptional regulator, giving the protein MTKRTEVAKLAGVSEATVSRVLSGTGPIKEATRLKVLEAADALGYVPSDIARQFAKKRSGNLGVVLPFMPNVPLFSTFYFSQLLGGIGLAAGERGLNLLLIFRQPGDASPYAGLFRSRKADACIVLGSSEVPGEREALLELESAGYPYAVAGQRFEGLEHRTADGDHAAGSRQTVAHLHGLGCRSIAFVGGPAQYSNSGDRYAGYVEGLAQADLPLRQEIVLEGKYSRKSGLALASQVEELLRSGQADSVYAGNDRMAIGIMQGLLEKGIQAGKDYALAGYDGSDGASMTSPQLTSVAVPFDEVGRQAALRAIGEAEGGIVPPKELMLATRLAARDSTLLYRPGRP; this is encoded by the coding sequence ATGACAAAAAGAACGGAAGTCGCCAAGCTGGCTGGCGTATCCGAGGCGACCGTGTCGCGGGTGCTGAGCGGGACGGGACCGATCAAGGAGGCGACGCGGCTCAAGGTGCTGGAGGCGGCGGACGCGCTGGGCTATGTGCCTAGCGACATCGCCCGGCAGTTCGCGAAGAAGCGGAGCGGGAATCTGGGCGTCGTCCTGCCGTTCATGCCGAACGTGCCGCTCTTCTCCACCTTCTACTTCTCGCAGCTGCTCGGCGGTATCGGTCTTGCGGCCGGCGAGCGGGGGCTCAATCTGCTGCTGATCTTCCGGCAGCCGGGAGACGCCAGTCCATATGCCGGCTTGTTCCGATCCCGCAAGGCGGATGCCTGCATCGTGCTCGGCTCGAGCGAGGTTCCAGGGGAGAGGGAGGCGCTGCTGGAGCTGGAGTCGGCGGGTTATCCCTACGCCGTCGCAGGCCAGCGGTTCGAAGGGCTGGAGCATCGGACGGCAGACGGTGATCATGCCGCAGGAAGCAGGCAGACGGTAGCCCATCTGCACGGACTCGGCTGCCGCAGCATCGCCTTCGTCGGCGGTCCTGCGCAGTATTCCAACAGCGGAGACCGGTATGCCGGTTATGTGGAGGGATTGGCGCAGGCGGATCTGCCGCTGCGGCAGGAGATCGTTCTAGAAGGCAAGTACAGCCGCAAGAGCGGCCTGGCGCTTGCCTCTCAGGTAGAGGAGCTGCTGCGCAGCGGACAGGCGGACAGCGTGTATGCCGGCAACGACCGGATGGCGATCGGCATCATGCAAGGGCTGCTGGAGAAAGGGATCCAGGCCGGAAAAGACTACGCGCTCGCCGGATATGACGGCTCCGACGGAGCTTCCATGACGAGCCCGCAGCTGACTTCCGTCGCGGTCCCTTTCGATGAAGTCGGCCGGCAGGCGGCGCTGCGGGCGATCGGCGAGGCGGAGGGCGGCATCGTTCCTCCCAAGGAGCTCATGCTGGCTACGAGGCTGGCGGCGAGGGATTCGACGCTGCTGTACCGCCCCGGCCGGCCATGA
- a CDS encoding ABC transporter permease → MWVFMIRRTLQSVLVLLIVSASCFYLIHRMPGDMWSTIGMTLEQKQLVDAQKHALGLDLPFLQQYWAWLKGLRHGALGLDYQLYPISGYIWKYAKNSLILIGTAWLLALSIAFPLAVYNSRRPGGLSDRAAVMLAMAGFALPASAAGIWLRQLFAMDLLWLPPSSMHTPGMEGDLPDLLQHMVLPVATLMLGIVAVYLNFIRSSLQEVLPLDYLQTARAKGLPERRIILVHALKNAMIPVVTLAAIDLPMLVSASAIVENVFNWRGLGSLMVYAALSRNHPLLIAVIIIVTGLVVLFSWIADMIYLLLDPRIRLGRKTG, encoded by the coding sequence ATGTGGGTATTCATGATTCGCAGAACGCTTCAATCCGTTCTCGTCCTGTTGATTGTGTCCGCTTCATGCTTTTATCTGATTCATAGAATGCCGGGCGACATGTGGTCGACGATCGGAATGACGCTGGAGCAGAAGCAGCTCGTGGATGCCCAGAAGCATGCGCTCGGACTCGATCTGCCCTTTTTGCAGCAGTATTGGGCCTGGCTCAAAGGTCTCCGCCATGGAGCGCTCGGCCTGGATTACCAGCTGTACCCGATCAGCGGCTACATCTGGAAGTATGCGAAGAACAGCCTGATCCTGATCGGCACCGCTTGGCTTCTTGCGCTCAGTATCGCGTTTCCGCTGGCGGTCTACAACAGCCGCCGGCCAGGCGGCCTGTCGGACCGGGCGGCGGTCATGCTCGCGATGGCCGGCTTCGCCTTGCCCGCCAGCGCCGCCGGCATCTGGCTGCGCCAGCTGTTCGCCATGGATCTGCTCTGGCTTCCTCCAAGCAGCATGCATACTCCCGGGATGGAAGGAGACCTGCCGGATCTGCTCCAGCATATGGTTCTGCCCGTCGCGACGCTGATGCTGGGCATCGTCGCCGTGTATCTCAACTTCATCCGCTCCAGCCTGCAGGAGGTGCTTCCTTTGGACTATCTGCAGACCGCCCGGGCCAAAGGTCTTCCCGAAAGGCGGATCATCCTGGTCCATGCGCTGAAAAACGCCATGATCCCCGTCGTTACTCTGGCCGCGATCGATCTGCCGATGCTGGTCAGCGCCTCGGCCATCGTCGAGAACGTGTTCAATTGGAGAGGGCTCGGCTCTCTGATGGTTTACGCCGCTCTATCGCGCAACCATCCGCTGCTGATCGCCGTCATCATCATCGTCACCGGTCTCGTCGTCCTGTTCTCCTGGATCGCCGATATGATCTATCTGCTGCTGGATCCGCGGATCCGGCTCGGCAGGAAGACGGGATAG
- a CDS encoding carbohydrate ABC transporter permease, whose translation MMETRNAAVAAKTAGGVNTRSSDAVLEAVLYGLAVLMLVVLMYPLYFIVIASFSNPSSVAGGKVWLWPSGFTLDGYKELLKHANIWIGYRNTILYTAAGTAIGLAVNLSAAYALSRRDLPGRKLLSLYFIFTMFFSGGLIPIFLTVRDFHMYNTFLVMVLPFSVSAYNIIVARTFFQTSIPGDLWEAAQIDGCGNLRYFAQVVLPLSKAIVAVLGLWIAVGYWNSYFNALIYLKNPDLYPLQLILRNILITNQMQSGMGSGEAAQIALRLASLMRYSVIIVSTVPIMLLYPFVQKYFNQGVMIGAVKE comes from the coding sequence ATGATGGAGACACGGAATGCCGCTGTTGCGGCCAAAACGGCCGGGGGCGTCAACACCCGCTCTTCCGATGCCGTCCTGGAGGCGGTCCTGTACGGACTCGCCGTCCTGATGCTGGTCGTGCTTATGTATCCGCTTTATTTTATCGTCATCGCCTCCTTCAGCAATCCGTCCTCGGTTGCCGGCGGCAAAGTATGGCTCTGGCCGAGCGGCTTCACGCTGGACGGGTACAAGGAGCTGCTGAAGCACGCCAACATCTGGATCGGCTACCGCAACACGATCCTGTATACGGCAGCCGGCACGGCGATCGGCCTGGCGGTCAACCTGTCCGCGGCTTATGCGCTGTCGCGCAGAGACCTGCCCGGACGCAAGCTCCTGTCCCTTTACTTCATCTTCACGATGTTTTTCAGCGGCGGCCTCATTCCGATCTTCCTGACGGTCCGCGACTTCCATATGTACAACACTTTTCTCGTCATGGTGCTTCCCTTCTCCGTGTCGGCCTACAACATCATCGTAGCCCGGACGTTCTTCCAGACGAGCATTCCGGGCGATCTGTGGGAAGCGGCGCAGATCGACGGCTGCGGCAATCTGAGGTACTTCGCGCAGGTCGTGCTGCCGCTCTCCAAGGCGATTGTCGCCGTGCTTGGATTATGGATCGCCGTCGGCTATTGGAACTCCTACTTCAATGCGCTGATCTATCTGAAAAATCCCGACCTGTATCCGCTGCAGCTCATCCTGCGCAACATCCTGATCACCAATCAGATGCAGTCCGGCATGGGAAGCGGGGAGGCGGCGCAGATCGCGCTCAGGCTGGCCAGCCTGATGAGGTATTCCGTCATCATCGTCTCTACCGTTCCGATCATGCTGCTGTACCCGTTCGTGCAGAAGTATTTCAATCAGGGGGTGATGATCGGCGCCGTGAAGGAATGA
- a CDS encoding oxalate decarboxylase family bicupin, whose product MKNEQHSLPVPEPMRPDGAGGPDKGPRNIMRDRQNPDLLVPPPTDNGLIPNLRFSFSDAHMQLNQGGWSREVTIRELPTATTLAGVNMSLIPGGVRELHWHQQAEWAYMLLGRARITAIDWQGRNFIADVGPGDLWYFPPGLPHSIQGLEEGCEFLLVFDDGHFSDLNTLSISDWFAHTPKDVLAENFGVPASAFDSIPPGQVYIYRDQVPGPVQSQEIQSPYGTVPFPFKHSLLAQTPLATPGGSVRIADSANFQASKTIAAALVEIEPGGMRELHWHPNQDEWQYYLAGQGRMTVFAGGGKARTFDYRAGDVGYVPFAFGHYIQNTGTSTLWFLEMFRSSRFEDISLNQWMALTPRQLVKSNLHVGDEVIDCLRQVKWPVVPGPEKE is encoded by the coding sequence ATGAAGAATGAGCAGCATTCCCTGCCTGTTCCCGAGCCGATGCGCCCGGATGGAGCCGGCGGTCCCGACAAAGGACCCCGTAATATCATGCGCGATAGGCAAAATCCCGATCTGCTCGTCCCCCCGCCGACGGACAACGGCCTCATCCCGAATCTGAGATTCTCCTTCTCGGATGCGCATATGCAGCTGAACCAGGGCGGCTGGTCGCGCGAGGTGACCATTCGGGAGCTCCCCACAGCGACAACGCTTGCAGGGGTCAATATGAGCCTCATTCCGGGAGGAGTCCGCGAGCTCCACTGGCATCAGCAGGCCGAATGGGCCTACATGCTCCTCGGAAGAGCCCGGATAACCGCAATCGATTGGCAGGGCCGCAATTTCATCGCGGACGTCGGCCCCGGAGATCTGTGGTACTTTCCGCCGGGGCTGCCCCATTCCATCCAAGGGCTGGAGGAAGGCTGCGAATTCCTGCTCGTCTTCGACGACGGCCATTTCTCGGATCTCAACACCCTTTCCATCTCCGATTGGTTCGCCCATACGCCCAAGGACGTGCTGGCCGAGAACTTCGGCGTTCCGGCGAGCGCGTTCGATTCCATTCCGCCCGGACAGGTCTACATCTACCGCGATCAGGTGCCGGGCCCCGTCCAAAGCCAGGAAATCCAATCGCCTTACGGCACCGTGCCGTTTCCATTCAAGCATTCGCTGCTGGCGCAGACTCCTCTCGCGACACCGGGCGGCAGCGTGAGAATCGCAGACTCGGCGAACTTCCAGGCATCCAAGACGATCGCGGCCGCGCTGGTCGAGATCGAGCCGGGAGGCATGCGCGAGCTTCATTGGCATCCGAATCAGGATGAATGGCAGTATTACCTGGCCGGACAGGGCCGAATGACCGTGTTCGCCGGCGGCGGCAAAGCCCGCACCTTCGACTACCGGGCTGGAGACGTCGGCTACGTCCCCTTCGCCTTCGGCCATTACATCCAGAACACCGGAACCTCCACGCTCTGGTTTCTGGAAATGTTCCGCAGCAGCCGCTTCGAGGATATATCCCTGAACCAATGGATGGCGCTGACGCCCCGCCAGCTCGTCAAGAGCAATCTCCATGTCGGAGACGAGGTCATCGATTGCCTGCGGCAAGTCAAATGGCCCGTCGTTCCGGGACCGGAAAAGGAGTGA
- a CDS encoding aldo/keto reductase: MQKRMLGKEGLEVSTLGLGCMGMSDFYGGRDDVESISTIHRALELGVTLLDTADMYGVGANEELVGQALKGRRYDAAVATKFGIRRAEDGARLGISGRPDYVRAACEASLRRLGTDHIDLYYQHRVDPDTPIEDTVGAMAELVKEGKVRFLGLSEAAPDTIRRASAVHPISALQTEYSLWSRDVEDEILPLCRELGIGFVPYSPLGRGFLTGQIQAFDDLPQDDYRRHSPRFQGENFGRNLELVDRVRDIAAAKGCKPSQLALAWLLSQGGDIVPIPGTKRRSYLEENVGAVHIGLTDEERSRIGEVAPRGAAHGERYAEDGMKTVHL; this comes from the coding sequence ATGCAGAAACGGATGCTGGGAAAAGAAGGTTTGGAAGTATCGACGCTGGGGCTCGGCTGCATGGGCATGTCGGATTTCTACGGCGGCCGCGATGATGTCGAGTCGATCTCCACGATCCACCGCGCGCTGGAGCTTGGCGTCACGCTGCTGGACACGGCGGACATGTACGGCGTCGGAGCCAATGAAGAGCTGGTCGGACAAGCCCTCAAAGGCAGACGGTACGACGCGGCCGTCGCGACCAAGTTCGGCATCCGCAGAGCGGAGGACGGCGCAAGGCTCGGGATCAGCGGCCGTCCCGACTATGTCCGTGCGGCCTGCGAGGCCAGCCTGCGGCGTCTTGGAACCGATCATATCGACTTGTACTACCAGCATCGGGTCGATCCCGATACGCCGATCGAGGACACGGTCGGAGCGATGGCTGAGCTGGTCAAGGAGGGCAAGGTCCGCTTCCTCGGCCTGTCGGAAGCCGCTCCGGATACGATCCGCCGCGCCAGCGCCGTGCATCCCATCTCTGCGCTTCAGACGGAATATTCCCTATGGAGCCGGGATGTCGAGGATGAGATCCTCCCGCTTTGCCGCGAGCTCGGCATCGGCTTCGTCCCCTATTCGCCTCTGGGCAGAGGGTTCCTGACCGGCCAGATCCAAGCGTTCGACGATCTGCCGCAGGACGATTACCGCCGCCACTCTCCCCGCTTCCAGGGAGAGAACTTCGGCAGGAATCTGGAGCTGGTGGATCGGGTCCGCGACATCGCGGCGGCGAAAGGCTGCAAGCCTTCCCAGCTGGCGCTCGCCTGGCTGCTGTCGCAGGGCGGCGACATCGTGCCGATCCCGGGAACGAAGCGCCGCAGCTATCTGGAGGAGAACGTCGGAGCGGTCCATATCGGGCTGACGGACGAGGAGCGGAGCCGGATCGGGGAGGTCGCCCCGCGCGGAGCGGCCCATGGCGAGCGGTACGCCGAGGACGGCATGAAAACCGTCCATCTCTAG